In Candidatus Eisenbacteria bacterium, the following are encoded in one genomic region:
- the msrA gene encoding peptide-methionine (S)-S-oxide reductase MsrA has translation MNTETATFAGGCFWCLEAVFEQLEGVRAVTSGYAGGTVPDPTYEQVCSGSSGHAEAVQIEFDPSAITYEDLLEIFFAFHDPTTLNRQGHDVGTQYRSAIFTSTPEQKAAAEATIARLTAEGAFDDPIVTEVKPLDRFYPAEGYHQGYYRGHSDQPYCRATITPKMGKLRQKYAARLKSAPAGRS, from the coding sequence ATGAACACCGAGACCGCGACCTTCGCCGGCGGATGCTTCTGGTGTCTCGAGGCCGTCTTCGAGCAGCTCGAAGGCGTGCGAGCGGTCACGTCCGGATATGCGGGCGGCACGGTGCCCGATCCCACTTACGAGCAGGTGTGCTCAGGGAGCAGCGGGCACGCCGAAGCGGTGCAGATCGAATTCGATCCGTCGGCGATCACTTACGAGGACCTGCTCGAGATCTTCTTCGCCTTTCACGATCCGACGACGCTGAACCGCCAGGGCCACGATGTCGGCACGCAGTACCGATCGGCAATCTTCACCAGCACGCCCGAGCAGAAGGCTGCGGCCGAGGCGACCATCGCCCGGCTGACCGCGGAGGGCGCCTTCGACGATCCGATCGTGACCGAGGTGAAGCCGCTCGATCGCTTCTATCCGGCCGAGGGGTACCACCAGGGTTACTACCGCGGGCACAGCGACCAGCCCTACTGCCGGGCGACGATCACGCCCAAGATGGGCAAGCTGCGCCAGAAGTACGCCGCGCGGCTGAAGTCCGCGCCCGCCGGTCGATCGTAG